Proteins from a genomic interval of Pseudodesulfovibrio nedwellii:
- a CDS encoding polyphenol oxidase family protein: MAAIAFFPYQFIDIPNVACAFTSRRGGISEPPHDSTNLSFDVNDDEQAVQTNRRAIFDRLKLNGWCELNQIHGDIIHCDPEPTQPEIHATLDGDGLTTATPGIGLVIKTADCQPILLAHRSGKYIAGLHAGWRGNKINFPGSGVRRFCEQYALKPEDVFAVRGPSLGPDAAEFINFDKDFGPNFKSYFNPTTNTVDLWQITRDQLMDAGLPENQIFGMNLCTMGLDDTFFSYRKACKTPNRDTGRQAGIIWIRGE, translated from the coding sequence ATGGCGGCCATAGCGTTCTTCCCCTATCAGTTCATCGACATTCCCAATGTTGCCTGCGCCTTCACCTCTCGCCGGGGCGGAATCTCCGAACCACCCCACGATTCGACGAATCTCTCCTTTGACGTCAACGACGACGAACAGGCCGTGCAAACCAATCGACGCGCTATTTTTGACCGTCTGAAATTGAACGGCTGGTGCGAGCTGAACCAAATTCACGGCGATATAATTCATTGTGACCCGGAACCAACACAGCCCGAAATCCACGCGACTCTCGACGGAGATGGCTTGACCACGGCCACTCCCGGTATTGGACTGGTCATCAAGACCGCAGACTGTCAGCCCATACTGTTGGCCCACCGTTCCGGCAAATATATAGCGGGGCTCCACGCTGGCTGGCGCGGTAACAAGATCAATTTCCCCGGCTCTGGAGTCCGTCGTTTCTGTGAACAATATGCTCTCAAACCCGAAGACGTCTTCGCAGTACGCGGTCCATCCCTTGGCCCTGACGCCGCCGAATTCATCAACTTCGACAAGGACTTTGGCCCAAATTTCAAAAGCTATTTCAATCCGACCACCAACACCGTAGATCTATGGCAGATCACCCGCGACCAGCTCATGGACGCAGGACTGCCTGAAAATCAGATCTTCGGCATGAATCTCTGCACCATGGGCTTGGACGATACCTTTTTCTCATACCGCAAAGCCTGCAAGACCCCGAACCGAGATACCGGCCGGCAAGCGGGTATTATCTGGATACGTGGAGAATAA
- a CDS encoding 5-formyltetrahydrofolate cyclo-ligase — MDKQTLRTTLLKQRDNLTPKQVCNASRKVMEFIRTLPRWKDATEALIYWPIRGEIDLRPLVTELWQRDCRVLLPRCHPGANGKMDLACATCEGDLTPGPFSIMEPDTEKCPPKQDFCPDIALIPGVGFDRAGNRLGFGGGYYDRLLTTTNMQNTLTVGIGYDFQFVEALPTEPWDKPMHAVCTDKELWRP, encoded by the coding sequence ATGGACAAACAGACGTTGCGTACGACGCTTCTTAAGCAACGCGACAACCTCACCCCGAAACAGGTATGCAATGCCAGCCGAAAGGTTATGGAATTCATTCGTACCCTACCGCGATGGAAGGACGCCACCGAAGCACTCATATACTGGCCCATCAGAGGGGAAATAGATCTGCGTCCATTGGTCACCGAACTGTGGCAGCGCGACTGTCGAGTGCTCCTGCCACGATGTCATCCCGGCGCAAACGGCAAAATGGATTTGGCCTGCGCAACGTGTGAGGGAGACCTCACACCAGGTCCATTCTCCATTATGGAACCGGACACGGAGAAATGTCCGCCTAAACAGGATTTCTGCCCGGACATAGCCCTCATTCCCGGTGTTGGATTCGACCGCGCCGGCAATCGACTCGGCTTTGGCGGCGGCTACTATGACCGACTTTTAACCACTACAAACATGCAAAACACTCTGACCGTGGGCATTGGCTACGATTTTCAATTCGTGGAAGCTCTCCCCACCGAACCATGGGACAAACCCATGCACGCGGTCTGCACGGACAAGGAATTATGGCGGCCATAG
- a CDS encoding autotransporter domain-containing protein has protein sequence MHYPVVFPAADSVTSLSFFPFPWKWASLLSIAVFVFFVAAPTAAWSANIAVTNLDDTGAGSLREALGAAVDGDTITFKTGLSGTLLFDSTMSVDKSVTFVNRENITFNQTSAADAVGFRNVAAVTLTDFLSGTIWVDSTAKAYAMRAAGALTIEGGITGDIYSTGSIANGLVLRDTTINGDVSGSITAKGMFVASALRANNLVLNNAFSGSLLALSGGVNAEVLYANALDVFGEFSGSIIGGSQSGDVYGLMVENGLVLHDDFSGSVYVSGGNSAVAAVGRHVAIHGEMSGSIVALSDSMDAIGVYSASDIVLNGGLSGLVTAEGKCNVFGFKSRNSTTINGGLSGVISATANRWQGAKGIMAGDSLTINGGLSGSVLATAENDMSAIGLFAGDSLTINGGLSGLVGARASGDYATALFGGNNIAINGGLSGIVSAEGGGNIVLGLESNGNIFISDGISGTVSAVSSGGDEAYAVRALSKIEDGTGGAVDISGQVLARAKGIAVGVSSGQGLKLNVTGAVSALDTSGAGKAYAIADGSRDGAGGWSLGASDDVVTLGDGADINGKIELAGGTNILNLVGGGYLNGSVNGGDTMTKSGSGTWTTGEIAATNLDIQAGKLQVRVGQTATATVETSAAVNNDAEVEFLLDTTVASGTIFTGLTSGGLTGTGVYSSPMLEVAVAGDDLTLTKKSYDSVATGAHRQIAASLDPLVTTATGDMAAVMAALDCSTSVEDFNSNLDQLTGVFSMDLSSQTLDMTRFSSLSIQSRMADLRTHQILLAQQSEQADVDDPDSWPMVASIGDLAGVMQRTSDYWNNGVHMRAIGRTANMETHGNRVGYDYGSLILSGGYDRVLNDGFLAGISGGYSKTNAEYKDAGESESEADSYTLGFYSSWFEDNWYVDTIVSGSYNKFDIERKIPFLGRTADADPDGYSFSAKVAGGYKYMLSEYGLTPIASLEYTRLHQGKYTETGAGAANLTVEDVDSNFLESGLGFKVDRAWVTDFGQIIPELSAMWMHEWFSQDDDLTVFTSGAPDVALSQRISSAADDSLRFGAGAQFIHNDGLAMALRYQGEVEEYAESHSFQIEALYVF, from the coding sequence ATGCACTACCCCGTTGTTTTCCCTGCTGCTGATAGTGTCACTTCCCTTTCATTTTTCCCCTTTCCTTGGAAGTGGGCATCCCTTCTATCCATTGCTGTCTTTGTTTTTTTCGTTGCTGCTCCGACTGCAGCGTGGTCGGCCAATATCGCGGTTACCAATTTGGATGACACTGGTGCCGGTTCCTTGCGAGAGGCGTTGGGTGCTGCCGTTGACGGCGATACCATCACTTTCAAAACAGGGCTATCGGGTACTCTCCTTTTCGATTCCACCATGTCGGTGGATAAATCCGTAACATTTGTGAATAGAGAAAATATCACATTTAACCAGACCTCTGCTGCTGACGCCGTAGGGTTTCGAAATGTAGCCGCCGTTACGTTGACTGATTTTTTGTCAGGAACGATTTGGGTTGATTCCACGGCAAAAGCCTATGCGATGAGAGCCGCTGGTGCTCTCACTATTGAAGGTGGTATTACAGGGGATATTTATTCAACAGGAAGCATCGCTAACGGTTTAGTCTTGAGAGATACAACAATCAATGGAGATGTTTCTGGTTCGATTACCGCCAAGGGGATGTTCGTTGCATCCGCTTTGAGAGCCAACAACTTGGTGCTTAACAATGCTTTTTCCGGCTCTCTTTTAGCCTTAAGTGGCGGAGTTAATGCTGAAGTCCTGTATGCAAATGCATTGGATGTTTTCGGGGAATTCTCAGGCTCCATCATTGGTGGAAGTCAATCAGGGGATGTTTATGGACTTATGGTGGAGAACGGCCTCGTTCTGCACGATGATTTTTCCGGTTCAGTTTATGTGTCAGGGGGAAATAGCGCAGTGGCGGCGGTGGGACGTCATGTTGCGATTCACGGTGAGATGTCGGGGTCAATAGTGGCACTGAGTGACTCTATGGATGCTATTGGTGTATATTCAGCAAGTGATATAGTTTTGAATGGAGGCCTTTCCGGTTTGGTGACTGCTGAGGGAAAGTGTAATGTTTTTGGCTTCAAGTCGCGAAATTCCACGACAATTAATGGCGGTCTTTCCGGTGTCATTTCCGCAACGGCCAATAGGTGGCAGGGTGCGAAAGGAATTATGGCTGGGGATTCACTGACTATCAATGGTGGTCTTTCTGGTTCCGTTCTTGCCACGGCAGAAAATGACATGTCAGCGATTGGTCTTTTTGCTGGGGATTCGCTGACTATCAACGGAGGGCTTTCGGGCCTCGTTGGAGCGCGTGCTTCAGGGGACTATGCGACTGCATTATTTGGCGGGAATAACATAGCGATCAATGGCGGCTTGTCTGGAATTGTTTCGGCCGAGGGTGGAGGCAATATTGTTTTAGGGTTGGAGTCAAACGGTAATATTTTTATCTCCGATGGTATTTCTGGTACTGTCTCGGCTGTTTCTTCCGGAGGGGACGAGGCCTATGCCGTAAGAGCTCTTTCGAAAATTGAAGATGGGACTGGCGGAGCCGTGGATATTTCCGGTCAAGTGTTAGCCAGGGCCAAAGGGATCGCTGTTGGTGTTTCTTCCGGTCAGGGGCTTAAACTGAATGTGACAGGTGCAGTGAGTGCCCTTGATACGAGTGGTGCCGGGAAAGCATATGCTATCGCAGACGGTTCACGGGATGGTGCCGGTGGCTGGTCTCTTGGAGCAAGTGATGATGTCGTTACGCTTGGGGACGGCGCAGATATTAACGGCAAAATTGAACTTGCTGGTGGCACCAACATCTTGAATCTGGTTGGTGGCGGTTATCTGAATGGCTCCGTGAATGGTGGCGACACCATGACCAAGTCCGGGAGCGGGACGTGGACAACCGGTGAAATTGCCGCGACAAATCTGGATATTCAGGCGGGCAAACTGCAAGTCCGTGTTGGTCAGACTGCGACCGCGACAGTTGAGACTTCCGCTGCCGTGAACAACGATGCTGAAGTGGAATTTTTGCTCGATACAACGGTGGCCAGTGGAACCATATTTACCGGTTTGACCAGTGGAGGTCTGACGGGAACAGGCGTCTACTCTTCTCCCATGCTGGAAGTCGCTGTCGCTGGTGACGATCTCACCTTGACCAAAAAATCGTATGATAGCGTGGCAACGGGAGCGCATCGGCAGATAGCCGCATCGCTTGACCCACTTGTTACGACGGCGACCGGTGATATGGCAGCAGTTATGGCCGCGCTTGACTGTTCGACTTCTGTGGAAGATTTCAACAGCAATCTTGACCAGTTGACAGGCGTATTCTCAATGGATCTGTCATCTCAGACGTTGGATATGACACGATTTTCTTCTCTGTCCATCCAGTCCCGTATGGCCGATTTGCGTACTCATCAAATTTTGTTAGCACAACAAAGCGAACAGGCTGACGTAGACGATCCTGATTCTTGGCCTATGGTGGCATCTATAGGTGATTTGGCTGGCGTCATGCAGAGGACATCTGACTACTGGAATAATGGTGTCCATATGCGTGCCATCGGGCGCACTGCAAATATGGAGACCCATGGCAACCGTGTCGGGTATGACTATGGCAGCCTGATTTTATCGGGCGGGTATGACAGAGTGTTGAATGACGGGTTCCTCGCCGGTATCAGCGGTGGGTATTCCAAGACCAATGCAGAATATAAAGATGCAGGTGAAAGCGAATCAGAGGCTGACAGTTACACTCTTGGATTTTATTCTTCGTGGTTCGAGGATAATTGGTATGTGGATACGATTGTCTCTGGTTCCTACAACAAGTTCGACATTGAAAGGAAAATTCCTTTCTTGGGTCGTACTGCTGACGCTGATCCTGATGGGTATTCATTCTCGGCCAAGGTCGCAGGTGGTTACAAGTATATGCTGAGCGAGTATGGTCTGACGCCAATAGCTTCATTGGAATACACTCGGTTGCATCAAGGTAAATATACCGAAACAGGTGCAGGAGCTGCCAATCTGACGGTTGAGGACGTTGACAGTAATTTTCTTGAAAGTGGACTTGGTTTTAAAGTTGATCGGGCATGGGTGACTGATTTCGGTCAAATTATCCCCGAATTATCCGCCATGTGGATGCACGAGTGGTTTTCACAGGATGACGACCTGACAGTGTTTACCTCAGGAGCGCCGGATGTTGCCTTGTCTCAGCGAATTTCTTCGGCTGCTGACGATTCTTTGCGTTTTGGTGCAGGAGCCCAATTTATTCACAATGACGGTCTTGCCATGGCCCTGCGGTATCAGGGAGAAGTCGAAGAGTATGCAGAGTCTCACAGCTTCCAAATTGAAGCATTGTACGTCTTTTAA
- a CDS encoding sigma-54-dependent transcriptional regulator, with translation MAANILVLDDEKNYLLILETILEDEGFNVTTLSDPEMGLAYLEDSEVDIVLTDMKMPGLTGQDVLEHCKKNYPHIPVLIMTAFGSIEAAVEAMRIGAFDYITKPFANEELLLSISKAEQFAATQQENIRLKREIRDRYSKDNIIARGKGMQQVMDMVDRAAPSRSTVLILGESGTGKELIARSIHTSSPRREAPFITVNCMALNPGVLESELFGHEKGSFTGATALRKGRFEQANKGTLFLDEIGELTPELQVKLLRVLQEHQIERVGGAETFDVDIRIVAATNKNLQEAVAKGEFREDLFYRLNVVSVFMPPLRERREDIPLLAAHFLEKYTKENEVEISGFSSGAMDYLSAYEWPGNVRQLENVVERCTVLSRTDVIHAEDLPPEIKDEEAQFKSAVDLLPTKLNLADTMDKIEGALVKRALVKTEFVQVKAADMLGLSKSNLQYKLKKYSLSGKAK, from the coding sequence ATGGCTGCGAATATACTGGTTCTAGACGACGAAAAAAACTATCTGCTCATCCTTGAGACTATTCTGGAGGACGAAGGGTTCAACGTGACCACTTTGTCAGACCCGGAAATGGGGTTGGCCTACCTTGAAGACTCCGAGGTAGACATTGTCCTGACCGACATGAAAATGCCCGGCCTGACAGGACAGGATGTGCTGGAACATTGTAAAAAGAACTATCCGCATATTCCGGTGCTGATCATGACCGCTTTCGGGTCGATCGAAGCCGCGGTGGAAGCCATGCGAATTGGTGCATTCGATTATATCACCAAACCCTTTGCCAACGAAGAACTGTTGCTTTCCATTTCCAAGGCCGAACAGTTCGCGGCCACACAGCAGGAGAACATTCGGCTGAAACGGGAAATCCGTGACCGCTATTCCAAGGATAACATTATTGCGCGCGGCAAGGGCATGCAGCAGGTTATGGACATGGTCGATCGGGCCGCTCCCTCTAGATCCACGGTGCTTATTCTTGGCGAATCCGGCACGGGTAAGGAACTCATCGCCCGCTCCATTCATACTTCTTCACCGCGTCGGGAAGCTCCGTTTATTACGGTCAATTGCATGGCTCTTAATCCTGGCGTGCTGGAATCCGAACTTTTTGGTCATGAAAAAGGATCCTTCACCGGCGCTACCGCTCTGCGTAAGGGCCGGTTCGAACAAGCCAACAAGGGCACGCTTTTTCTTGATGAAATCGGTGAATTGACACCGGAATTGCAGGTCAAACTGCTTCGAGTGTTGCAGGAACACCAGATTGAGCGCGTGGGTGGTGCCGAGACTTTTGATGTGGATATTCGCATCGTGGCCGCCACCAACAAGAATTTGCAGGAGGCTGTTGCCAAGGGCGAATTCCGTGAGGATCTGTTTTATCGACTCAACGTGGTTTCCGTCTTCATGCCTCCTCTGCGTGAACGACGCGAGGACATCCCTCTGCTGGCTGCTCATTTTCTTGAAAAATATACCAAGGAAAATGAGGTCGAGATCAGTGGCTTTTCTTCCGGTGCCATGGATTATCTGAGTGCTTACGAATGGCCTGGTAACGTCCGTCAGCTTGAAAATGTGGTGGAGCGATGTACAGTCCTGTCTCGTACGGATGTTATTCATGCAGAAGATTTGCCGCCTGAGATCAAGGATGAGGAAGCGCAGTTCAAGTCCGCTGTTGATTTGTTGCCTACCAAGCTGAACTTGGCTGATACCATGGATAAAATCGAAGGTGCGCTCGTGAAGCGTGCTTTGGTCAAAACCGAGTTTGTGCAGGTCAAGGCCGCTGATATGCTCGGTCTGTCCAAGTCTAATCTTCAATATAAACTTAAGAAATACAGCCTGTCCGGCAAAGCAAAATAA
- a CDS encoding ATP-grasp domain-containing protein produces the protein MFLLDAPYVSEFLKKTVRELGQSVLDTPEARALAGDAGFDFIDTVDFSARLGAGEKVLANSENALEYVIRCGCQPDLARQIDICKDKALFRETVADMHPDYHFMRVAFDDLDGLDISPMSCPFVVKPARGFFSLGVHVVNDHNEWAEVVAAIHGEREIMNAEYPEEVVNSGEFIVEQGIDGEEYAIDVYYDDDGEAVITNIMHHHFISEDDISDRLYYTSTNIMKTWLLPFSEYVSEVGRACEFNKFATHIEVRVTTDGEIVPIEANPLRFAGWCVADITHYAWGFNPYECYFEGLRPDWDAILEGQEDVATVMVIGDFVPGTDRENVKSIDYEGFCSLFSKLLELRKIDYLSYPVFAFAFARTNEADLKVLKSALAVDFSRFVEME, from the coding sequence ATGTTTCTTCTCGACGCTCCCTATGTTTCCGAGTTTCTGAAAAAAACAGTCAGGGAACTCGGCCAGTCGGTCTTGGATACCCCCGAAGCCCGTGCTCTTGCTGGTGACGCGGGGTTTGATTTTATTGATACGGTCGATTTTTCTGCCCGTCTCGGGGCCGGTGAGAAGGTCTTGGCCAACTCGGAAAATGCCCTCGAATACGTCATCCGTTGTGGGTGTCAACCGGATTTGGCGCGGCAGATAGATATTTGTAAGGACAAGGCGCTTTTTCGTGAGACCGTGGCCGACATGCATCCTGACTATCATTTCATGCGTGTGGCATTTGATGATCTTGACGGGTTGGACATTTCGCCCATGTCATGTCCGTTTGTGGTTAAACCTGCGCGTGGATTTTTCAGTCTGGGTGTGCATGTTGTGAATGACCACAACGAATGGGCCGAGGTGGTCGCCGCCATCCACGGTGAACGCGAGATCATGAATGCCGAATACCCGGAGGAAGTGGTCAATTCGGGCGAGTTTATTGTGGAGCAGGGTATTGATGGCGAAGAGTACGCCATTGATGTCTACTATGACGACGATGGCGAGGCTGTGATTACCAACATCATGCATCACCATTTCATTTCCGAGGATGATATTTCTGATCGCCTTTACTACACCTCGACCAACATCATGAAAACGTGGCTGCTGCCATTCTCGGAGTATGTATCTGAGGTCGGAAGAGCCTGTGAATTTAATAAATTCGCTACGCATATCGAAGTGCGTGTGACCACTGACGGTGAAATTGTTCCCATTGAGGCGAATCCGCTTCGATTCGCAGGATGGTGCGTGGCCGATATCACCCATTACGCTTGGGGATTCAATCCGTATGAGTGCTATTTCGAAGGTCTGCGCCCGGACTGGGATGCCATTTTAGAAGGGCAGGAGGATGTGGCAACGGTCATGGTCATCGGTGATTTTGTGCCGGGGACTGATCGAGAAAACGTCAAGTCCATCGACTATGAAGGATTCTGTTCGCTGTTTAGCAAATTGCTGGAATTGCGAAAGATTGATTATTTATCTTACCCTGTGTTCGCTTTTGCATTTGCTCGTACGAATGAGGCGGACCTCAAAGTATTGAAGTCTGCTCTCGCAGTTGATTTCAGTCGGTTTGTCGAAATGGAATAG
- a CDS encoding response regulator codes for MTESLKILIADDSTSALYALKKNLAPTDAILTTAMDGFEAREIMEKHSFDLVITDVDMPRLDGLEFCKWIKENPKTNTTPVIILSSRESDQDIDNGFRVGADGYVPKSSAAKELIPRIEQILDRTAMTQDRVLLVVDDSEAIRTFLHNGLSIAGFKVLLARDGNEAMTLLDGISPDLILSDLMMPNMDGRQLCRQIKTRENLKDIPMVIMSSMQDKAVMHRMIHDGAASYITKPFGINNLIQIIEKILSEQFRIMLVERDRLKAERRMTLGSIASLVKALEARDHYTSGHSESVTHIAMQIAKRLNFNDDQMTRLHIAGNLHDLGKIGIRDNVLLKPDKLSTEEFEHIKSHTTVVVDILDPLPGMEDVLVAASSHHERWDGTGYPHGLKGKNIPLLGRIIAVADVFDAMTSDRVYRKGMPKKKIRDIILEGRDKQFCPECVDAFMDWYEQSDGIISPPGDWDN; via the coding sequence ATGACTGAATCCCTCAAGATTCTTATTGCCGATGACTCCACATCCGCGCTTTACGCGCTGAAAAAGAACCTTGCTCCCACTGATGCCATCCTCACCACGGCTATGGATGGCTTTGAAGCTCGGGAAATAATGGAAAAGCATTCTTTTGATTTGGTCATAACCGATGTCGATATGCCCAGACTCGATGGTTTGGAATTCTGCAAATGGATCAAAGAAAATCCAAAAACAAATACCACCCCGGTCATCATCCTCAGTTCCCGAGAGTCAGATCAAGACATTGACAACGGATTCAGGGTCGGTGCCGACGGCTACGTCCCCAAAAGCTCCGCTGCAAAAGAACTTATCCCACGCATAGAACAAATTCTGGATAGAACGGCCATGACTCAAGACAGGGTTCTGCTCGTCGTTGACGATTCAGAGGCTATACGAACATTTCTTCATAACGGCCTCTCCATCGCAGGATTTAAGGTCCTGCTTGCCCGAGACGGAAATGAAGCCATGACTTTACTCGACGGAATCTCTCCAGATTTAATTTTGTCTGACCTGATGATGCCAAACATGGATGGGCGGCAACTATGCCGACAGATCAAAACTCGCGAAAACCTCAAGGATATCCCGATGGTCATTATGTCGTCCATGCAAGATAAGGCGGTTATGCATCGCATGATTCATGACGGAGCCGCTTCTTACATTACGAAACCATTCGGCATAAACAATCTCATCCAGATTATTGAAAAGATTCTCTCAGAACAGTTCCGTATCATGCTGGTGGAAAGGGACAGACTAAAAGCTGAACGGCGGATGACCTTGGGATCGATAGCCAGCCTGGTCAAGGCTCTGGAAGCTCGCGACCACTACACAAGCGGTCATTCAGAATCAGTGACACACATTGCCATGCAAATAGCCAAACGGCTAAATTTCAATGATGACCAAATGACAAGGCTCCACATAGCAGGCAACCTTCACGACTTGGGCAAAATAGGGATCAGGGACAACGTACTCCTCAAACCCGACAAACTGTCCACGGAGGAATTCGAACACATCAAGAGTCACACCACAGTGGTGGTCGACATTCTTGATCCGCTGCCCGGAATGGAAGATGTTCTAGTGGCCGCATCATCCCATCATGAACGATGGGACGGGACAGGATACCCTCACGGTCTCAAGGGAAAAAATATTCCTCTGCTCGGAAGAATCATCGCCGTCGCTGACGTTTTCGACGCCATGACCAGTGATCGCGTCTACCGCAAAGGGATGCCAAAAAAAAAGATTCGAGACATCATTCTTGAAGGACGAGACAAACAATTTTGCCCAGAATGTGTCGACGCCTTTATGGATTGGTATGAACAATCCGATGGAATCATCAGCCCCCCAGGCGATTGGGACAACTAG
- a CDS encoding HD-GYP domain-containing protein: MTQQLEKNDVLTTLISLAQAAEARNTLTRGHSERVAQVAHGIGLELDLPTKKLERLLLMGRLHNIGTAGVRDTVLLKTDKLTDSEYAHVKNHTILGAQMLAPIKELEDVAEVCLTHHERWNGSGYPHGLRGEEIPFAARLISTADVYVAIISERPHRDSMPEPVAADILNEEKGTLLCPLCVDAFQKWFDKTGSRIEIKDE; encoded by the coding sequence ATGACCCAACAGCTTGAAAAAAACGATGTTCTAACGACTCTCATCAGTCTGGCTCAGGCCGCTGAAGCCCGAAACACCTTGACCAGGGGCCATTCCGAACGCGTGGCGCAGGTGGCACACGGCATTGGACTAGAGCTTGACCTCCCGACCAAGAAACTTGAACGACTGCTGCTCATGGGTAGACTGCACAACATCGGCACGGCAGGGGTCCGTGACACCGTTTTGCTCAAAACAGATAAACTCACTGACTCGGAATACGCCCATGTCAAAAATCATACGATTCTGGGAGCACAGATGCTCGCCCCCATTAAGGAACTCGAAGATGTCGCTGAAGTCTGCCTAACGCACCATGAACGATGGAATGGTTCCGGCTATCCTCACGGCCTGCGAGGTGAAGAAATCCCATTTGCCGCCCGACTCATCAGCACGGCTGACGTCTATGTCGCCATCATTTCCGAGCGACCCCACCGTGATTCCATGCCTGAACCTGTAGCAGCAGATATCCTCAACGAAGAAAAAGGCACATTGCTGTGCCCTCTCTGTGTGGATGCATTCCAAAAATGGTTTGATAAGACCGGGAGCCGGATAGAAATCAAAGATGAATAA